A genomic segment from Synergistaceae bacterium encodes:
- the rpsJ gene encoding 30S ribosomal protein S10 yields MARKIRIRLKSFDHRVLDTSAAQIAETAQSTGARVSGPIPLPTEVGRITILKSPHKDKDAREQFEMRTHKRLIDIIDPTQKTMDALMQLNLASGVDIQIKF; encoded by the coding sequence ATGGCACGCAAAATCCGCATAAGGCTCAAGTCGTTTGACCACAGGGTGCTTGACACATCGGCGGCTCAGATAGCGGAGACAGCCCAGTCAACTGGTGCACGGGTTTCAGGACCTATCCCCCTTCCCACAGAGGTAGGGAGGATAACGATCCTGAAATCCCCCCACAAGGACAAGGATGCCCGCGAGCAGTTCGAGATGCGCACGCACAAGAGGCTGATAGATATTATCGACCCCACGCAGAAGACTATGGATGCGCTCATGCAGCTTAATCTGGCTAGCGGCGTAGACATACAGATAAAATTTTAA